CGGTGTACGCCGGTGTGCCGGCGGCGATCGATGCATTTCGGGCGGCGCAGGAAGTGATCGACACCTATCAGAAGCCGGAGTAGGCGACCTGAAGAACACCGCAAATCCCGAGGTTAGATCCACCCACCCCACTGCAACAGAAAGATCCCGATGTTGGTGGTGACCGCCGCCATCAGTGTAGTAATCACGATGATCGCCGCCGCCAGTTCATGATTGCCATTGGCCTGCCGGGCCATGACGAAACTGGCCGCGGCGGTCGGGCTGCCGAAGTACAGAAACAGAATCCCCAACTCCGCCCCACGAAAGCCCCAGAGCCAGGCGCCGAGTGTCGCCAGCACCGGCAGGCCGATCATCTTCACCAGACTTGAACTCAGCGCCATCGTGCCGCTTTTACGCATTGCCGCCAGCGACAACGTGCCACCGATGCAGATCAATGCCAATGGCAAGGTGGTTTGCGCCAAATATTGACCGGACCTCTCCAGCCATCCCGGCAAGCCGATCTGGAACCAGGCAAATGGTGCGGCCGCAATCACACTGATGACCAGCGGATTGGCCATCACACTTTTGCAGATACTCCACGGATCAGACTTGATCACCGGGCTATAGACCGCCAGCACAATGGTTGAGAGCGTGTTGTAAAACAGGATCACCAGCGCCGCGAGAATCGCCCCAAGGGAAATGCCATAGTCGCCGTACATGCTCGCCGCCAGGGCCAGGCCGATTACCCCGTTATTGCCGCGAAACGCGCCTTGGGTGTAAATGCCCCGATCTTCCCGCGGGCATTTCCAGATCGCCCAACCCCAGGCAATTGCAAAGCACATCAGGGTCGCGACCGAGAAGTAGATCAGCAGCGCCGGTTGCAACGCAGCGTGCAGGTCGGCATGCAAGATGCCCAGAAACAGCAACGCCGGCATGGTGACATTGAACACCAGGGCCGACGCAGTATGGATGAAGTTGTCGTTGATCCAGTCGATGCGCTTGAGCAGCACACCCAGAAACAGCATGGCAAACACCGGCGCAGTGATGTTCAGGGTTTCGAGGAAAATAGCCTGCATGCCGGGGGAACCTTGGGTGGGCGTCGTTAGGGGGCTAATGATAAGCCACCGGAGACGTCGGCGTCTGGTAGACCGTCTTCGCAGGCTTGCCCGCGAAGACGTCCTGATAAACGCCAAATTAACCTCAGGTTACTTACCGATAGAAATCTTCGGCGCCCAAGTCAGCCATTCATCTTCAAACTTGTCGAACAGCGGAAACGTTTGCTCGGGCCGCGCCGGGACACCCATGCGGTCGCCATCCGGTGTGGCAAAGGCGATACCGCCCTGGATCAGCGTCTCCAGCGATTCGGTGCGTATGGTTGCGCCTTTGAACAAGCCGTAGTCAAAACCAAAACCACTGGTGTTCCAGAACCGCGTGCCACTGCGCACCAATGGCGCGTACTTCGGCTCGATCAGGATGTGTACCAACACTCGATCCGCCGTCTGGCCCAGCTCATAGCCAGTCACCTTGCCCACCGTGATTTCGCGATAGGTGACGGGCACACCGGTCTTCAGCGAGCCTCGACGAGCAGCACTCAATACCAGGCTCAAACCGGCCTCTTCCTTGGCGGTTTCCGGAGGATTGGTCAGCGCTACGAAGTCCTTTTGCGGACCGAGATTCTTCGGCGCCGGTTGCACTTCGATGTACTGCCCGGTCACCAGAGTCTCAAGGTTGGACGTCTTGATCAGACCTAATTCAGGTTTGACCACCCAGAACTGACTGCCCACTCGAGCGATACGCTCCGGCACTTCCGTGATTCGCGCAGTCAGCAGCACCGATTGCAGGTCGTCGCTGAGGTCGACGTCTTCGACCTTGCCGACGTCGAGGCCTTTGAACCGGATCGGCGTGCCCGTGCGCAGACCATCGGCGCGATCGACCTTGATGGTCACCACGGCGCCTTTCTGGTTTGCCTCTTCATGACTGGCGAACAGACGGAAACGTGGAATGCGCTTCTGCAACGGCGCTTTGGCTTCCGGGGTTTCGAAAGCAATGCCGCCGGCCATCAGGCTTTGCAAAGACTCACTTTTGACCTGGATGCCGCCGGTCAGTCCACCCGTCAGCGTAATACCGCTGGCATTCCAGAAGCGCGTCGAGGCGTTGACCAGCCCCTCGTATTCCTTCTCGATGTGCACACCGATCATCAGCTGTTTTTTAGTGCGAGAGAACTGATAGCTCTGCACCGAACCCACCTTGACCTGCTTGTAGAGAATCGGACTGCCGACTTCCAGTGAGCCGAGGTTTTCGGTGAACAGCACCAGATGCAGGCCCGGCGAACGCAGATCCAGCGGCGGAGCCTTGGCCCGTGCTTCGAACTCGCGCTGCGGTGCGCCACCCTTGTCGCCAGGGCGTACGGCGATGTAGTTACCTTTGACCAATGCTTCCAGACCGGTGATACCGGCAAGCGAAATTGATGGTTTGACCACCCAGAACTGTGTGCCGGTGACCAGGTAATCCTCAGCCAATGGGTCGAGCGTCAGCTCGGCGGTTGCACTGGAGAGGTCCGGGTCAATCTTGAGCGCTTTCAGATTGCCGACCTGAATGCCTTTGTACATCACCGGTGTACGACCGGCCTGCAGGCCTTCGAAATCGCTGAGTTTGACCTTGACCCGAATACCGGCGGCGGCTGCATCGAAGTCTTCGTAGAGACGGAACGGCAGGCTTGGATCGGTGGGCGGGCTGTCCTTGCGGTTTTCCGGTGTAGCAAACGCAATACCACCAGCGACGATGCTGGCGAGGGACTCGCTACGCACTTTCACACCGGACAGGTTGGCATCGATGCTGATACCGCTGGCATTCCAGAAACGCGTGTGTTTGCGTACCAGGCTGGCGTAGGTCGGTTCGATGAAGACTTTGAGTTCAACGGTGTTCTGGTCCGCGGACAGCAAATAGCTTTTGATCTGACCGACCTGGATCTGCTTGTAGAACACCGGGCTGCCGCGATTCAGCGAACCGAGACGATCAGCCTTGATGGTCAGGTGCAGACCAGGCTTGGCGTCCGACAGCGGCGGCTCTTCGGCCAGGGCCTTGAACTTGCGGGTCGGTTCGCCCTCTCCCGGACTGACAGCCACATAGTTACCCGAGACCAGCGTCTCCAGGCCCGTGATACCGGCCAGGGTTACGCTCGGCTTGACCAGCCAGAAACGCGTGCTGGTTCTGAGGTATTGCTCCACGTCCTTATTCATCTCGATGGTGGCGATCACGCCTTTGGAGCTGCCTTCGTCATCGAGTGTGAGGGCTTTCACCTTACCGACCGACATACCTTTGTAAACGACTTCGGTCTTGTTGGCCTGAATACCTTCGCCGCTTTCGAAGCGTACATGGATCTCAATGCCTGTCTCGCTATAGGCACGCCAGGCGAGCCAACCGCCAATGAGCAAGGCGATCAGGGGCAATACCCAAATGGCAGACCAGTTAGAGGCCGGTCGGGTTTTCGCTGTAGGCAAATCAGTCATGGTCGTCGTCCGACTCCGTGTTATCCCAAATCAGTCGGGGATCGAAAGTTACTGCGGCAAGCATCGTCAGAATCACCACACTGGCGAAGGCGATGGCGCCAAGATTGGCTTCGACGCTGGCTAGCCGTCCGAAATTCACAACCGCCACCAGGATGGCGATCACAAAAATATCGAGCATCGACCAGCGGCCGATGAACTCGATAAAGCGGTACATCCATATACGTTGGCGTGCGGAGAGTGGCTGGCGGCGCTGCACCGAAAACAGCAGCAACCCGATGCCCACCAGTTTGAACGTAGGAACCAGAATACTGGCGATAAAAACCACAGCCGCGATTGGAATCATGCCGTGCTGAACCAGTTGGATCACGCCGGACATGATGGTGCTCGGATCACCCTGCCCCAGGGAACTGACGGTCATGATCGGCAGCACATTGGCCGGGATGTAAATGATCGCAGCGGTGACCAGCAGCGCCCAGGTACGCATCAGGCTGTTCGGTCGGCGCGCATGAACCAACGCACCACAGCGGGTGCAGACCTGCTCGTCGGTGCCAGCTTCCTGCTTGTTCAACTCGTGGCATTCGGCACAAATCAGAATGCCCGCATCAATCGCCCGCATGGGCATCTTCTCCTGATAATGCCTGCCAGATCTGGTGCGGCGACATCACCACTTCCAGCCAGACCTGGACCAACAACAAACTGATGAAGCACGCCAAACCGGGACCTACGGTAATCGCCGCCATATCGGCCAATTTGACGATCGCGACCAGCACGCCCATGAGGTAAACCTCAAGCATCCCCCAATCCCGAAGATGGTGATAAATGCGGTAGAGCAGCAAACCGTAGCTGCGTCCGATATTGAATCGGATACTCAGCAGCACCACCAATTGGCAGAGCAGCTTGAGCAGCGGAATCCCCATGCTGCAGAGAAATACGACTGCTGCTACGCCCTGCATACCGGTATCGAACAAACCGAGAACACCGCTCCAGACAGTGTCATTCGATGACTGCCCGAGTAGATGGAGCTGCATGATGGGTAAAAAGTTCGCGGGGATATACAACAACAGTGCGGCAATGACCAAGGCGAGACTGCGCTGCACGACATTGTGCCGATGGGCATACAGCTCATAACCGCAGCGTGGACAAATGGCCTTCTCACCATGGGCGAGTTCAGGCTTGCGCATCAGCAAGTCGCACTCATGACACGCCACCAAACCGTCCAGTGGTAAATCTGACAGCCCAGGGGCGTCAACCGGATCTGGCATAAAGGCTCTGGCTCCAAAAATGTTGGACCTATTCTAGTGTCCTGACTCGAAAATAACTGTGCATTTTTGTGTTGCCAGAGAAGTAGACTTTTTCTGCGAGCAAAACAAAACCCCTACCTGCATACGCAGATAGGGGTTTCGGAATTTAATCTTGACGATGACCTACTCTCACATGGGGAAACCCCACACTACCATCGGCGATGCATCGTTTCACTTCTGAGTTCGGGATGGGATCAGGTGGTTCCAATGCTCTATGGTCGTCAAGAAATTCGGGTACCGAACCGTCTTTCGACGCTTCAGCAAATTGGGTATGCGATAGTTTCTGCGGCTTTTGTGAATGCTTGCGAACTTTCGGTTCATTGCGTCTTCACACACCGCAATTTGGTGTCCTTTCGGATCAGCAAATTGCTTGGGTGTTATATGGTCAAGCCTCACGGGCAATTAGTATTGGTTAGCTCAACGCCTCACAGCGCTTACACACCCAACCTATCAACGTCGTAGTCTTCGACGGCCCTTCAGGGGACTCAAGGTCCCAGTGAGATCTCATCTTGAGGCTAGTTTCCCGCTTAGATGCTTTCAGCGGTTATCTATTCCGAACATAGCTACCCGGCAATGCCACTGGCGTGACAACCGGAACACCAGAGGTTCGTCCACTCCGGTCCTCTCGTACTAGGAGCAGCCCCTCTCAAATCTCAAACGTCCACGGCAGATAGGGACCGAACTGTCTCACGACGTTCTAAACCCAGCTCGCGTACCACTTTAAATGGCGAACAGCCATACCCTTGGGACCGGCTTCAGCCCCAGGATGTGATGAGCCGACATCGAGGTGCCAAACACCGCCGTCGATATGAACTCTTGGGCGGTATCAGCCTGTTATCCCCGGAGTACCTTTTATCCGTTGAGCGATGGCCCTTCCATACAGAACCACCGGATCACTAAGACCTACTTTCGTACCTGCTCGACGTGTCTGTCTCGCAGTCAAGCGCGCTTTTGCCTTTATACTCTACGACCGATTTCCGACCGGTCTGAGCGCACCTTCGTACTCCTCCGTTACTCTTTAGGAGGAGACCGCCCCAGTCAAACTACCCACCATACACTGTCCTCGATCCGGATAACGGACCTGAGTTAGAACCTCAAAGTTGCCAGGGTGGTATTTCAAGGATGGCTCCACGCGAACTGGCGTCCACGCTTCAAAGCCTCCCACCTATCCTACACAAGCAAATTCAAAGTCCAGTGCAAAGCTATAGTAAAGGTTCACGGGGTCTTTCCGTCTAGCCGCGGATACACTGCATCTTCACAGCGATTTCAATTTCACTGAGTCTCGGGTGGAGACAGCGCCGCCATCGTTACGCCATTCGTGCAGGTCGGAACTTACCCGACAAGGAATTTCGCTACCTTAGGACCGTTATAGTTACGGCCGCCGTTTACCGGGGCTTCGATCAAGAGCTTCGCGTTAGCTAACCCCATCAATTAACCTTCCGGCACCGGGCAGGCGTCACACCCTATACGTCCACTTTCGTGTTTGCAGAGTGCTGTGTTTTTAATAAACAGTCGCAGCGGCCTGGTATCTTCGACCGGCGTGGGCTTACGCAGTAAATGCTTCACCCTCACCGGCGCACCTTCTCCCGAAGTTACGGTGCCATTTTGCCTAGTTCCTTCACCCGAGTTCTCTCAAGCGCCTTGGTATTCTCTACCCAACCACCTGTGTCGGTTTGGGGTACGGTTCCTGGTTACCTGAAGCTTAGAAGCTTTTCTTGGAAGCATGGCATCAACCACTTCGTGTTCTAAAAGAACACTCGTCATCAGCTCTCGGCCTTAGAATCCCGGATTTACCTAAGATTCCAGCCTACCACCTTAAACTTGGACAACCAACGCCAAGCTGGCCTAGCCTTCTCCGTCCCTCCATCGCAATAACCAGAAGTACAGGAATATTAACCTGTTTTCCATCGACTACGCTTTTCAGCCTCGCCTTAGGGACCGACTAACCCTGCGTCGATTAACGTTGCGCAGGAAACCTTGGTCTTTCGGCGTGGGTGTTTTTCACACCCATTGTCGTTACTCATGTCAGCATTCGCACTTCTGATACCTCCAGCAAGCTTCTCAACTCACCTTCACAGGCTTACAGAACGCTCCTCTACCGCATCACCTAAGTGATACCCGTAGCTTCGGTGTATGGTTTGAGCCCCGTTACATCTTCCGCGCAGGCCGACTCGACTAGTGAGCTATTACGCTTTCTTTAAAGGGTGGCTGCTTCTAAGCCAACCTCCTAGCTGTCTAAGCCTTCCCACATCGTTTCCCACTTAACCATAACTTTGGGACCTTAGCTGACGGTCTGGGTTGTTTCCCTTTTCACGACGGACGTTAGCACCCGCCGTGTGTCTCCCATGCTCGGCACTTGTAGGTATTCGGAGTTTGCATCGGTTTGGTAAGTCGGGATGACCCCCTAGCCGAAACAGTGCTCTACCCCCTACAGTGATACATGAGGCGCTACCTAAATAGCTTTCGAGGAGAACCAGCTATCTCCGAGCTTGATTAGCCTTTCACTCCGATCCACAGGTCATCCGCTAACTTTTCAACGGTAGTCGGTTCGGTCCTCCAGTCAGTGTTACCTAACCTTCAACCTGCCCATGGATAGATCGCCCGGTTTCGGGTCTATTCCCAGCGACTAGACGCCCTATTAAGACTCGCTTTCGCTACGCCTCCCCTATTCGGTTAAGCTCGCCACTGAAAATAAGTCGCTGACCCATTATACAAAAGGTACGCAGTCACCCAACAAAGTGGGCTCCCACTGCTTGTACGCATACGGTTTCAGGATCTATTTCACTCCCCTCTCCGGGGTTCTTTTCGCCTTTCCCTCACGGTACTAGTTCACTATCGGTCAGTCAGTAGTATTTAGCCTTGGAGGATGGTCCCCCCATATTCAGACAAAGTTTCTCGTGCTCCGTCCTACTCGATTTCATTGACAAGAGATTTTCGCGTACAGGGCTATCACCCACTATGGCCGCACTTTCCAGAGCGTTCCGCTAATCTCAAATCAACTTAAGGGCTAGTCCCCGTTCGCTCGCCACTACTAAGGGAATCTCGGTTGATTTCTTTTCCTCAGGGTACTTAGATGTTTCAGTTCCCCTGGTTCGCCTCTTGCACCTATGTATTCAGTACAAGATAACCATCTTATGATGGCTGGGTTCCCCCATTCAGACATCTCCGGATCAAAGTCTGTTTGCCGACTCCCCGAAGCTTTTCGCAGGCTACCACGTCTTTCATCGCCTCTGACTGCCAAGGCATCCACCGTATGCGCTTCTTCACTTGACCATATAACCCCAAGCAATCTGGTTATACTGTGAAGACGACATTCGCCGAAAATTCGCATGCTCAATTAAGAGCAACTCACAAATTTTACCTTAGCCTGATCCGTTACCAGTGAAAGTAACGTTCAGTCTATCTTTCTATCACATACCCAAATTTTTAAAGAACGATCTAGCCAAAGACTAGAAATCAACATTCACCATCATCACGATGGAATGCTCATTTCTAAGCTTTCAACAACAGAAGCAATAGTGGTGGAGCCAAACGGGATCGAACCGTTGACCTCCTGCGTGCAAGGCAGGCGCTCTCCCAGCTGAGCTATGGCCCCGTATTTCTACAGGTGTTCCCACACAAAATTGGTGGGTCTGGGCAGATTCGAACTGCCGACCTCACCCTTATCAGGGGTGCGCTCTAACCAACTGAGCTACAGACCCAATTTCGGGCTGCTTCGTATCGTCTTCTTCAATGAATCAAGCAATTCGTGTGGGAACTTATGGAGCAGCTGATGTCGTCGATTAAGGAGGTGATCCAGCCGCAGGTTCCCCTACGGCTACCTTGTTACGACTTCACCCCAGTCATGAATCACACCGTGGTAACCGTCCCCCCGAAGGTTAGACTAGCTACTTCTGGTGCAACCCACTCCCATGGTGTGACGGGCGGTGTGTACAAGGCCCGGGAACGTATTCACCGCGACATTCTGATTCGCGATTACTAGCGATTCCGACTTCACGCAGTCGAGTTGCAGACTGCGATCCGGACTACGATCGGTTTTATGGGATTAGCTCCACCTCGCGGCTTGGCAACCCTCTGTACCGACCATTGTAGCACGTGTGTAGCCCAGGCCGTAAGGGCCATGATGACTTGACGTCATCCCCACCTTCCTCCGGTTTGTCACCGGCAGTCTCCTTAGAGTGCCCACCATTACGTGCTGGTAACTAAGGACAAGGGTTGCGCTCGTTACGGGACTTAACCCAACATCTCACGACACGAGCTGACGACAGCCATGCAGCACCTGTCTCAATGTTCCCGAAGGCACCAATCCATCTCTGGAAAGTTCATTGGATGTCAAGGCCTGGTAAGGTTCTTCGCGTTGCTTCGAATTAAACCACATGCTCCACCGCTTGTGCGGGCCCCCGTCAATTCATTTGAGTTTTAACCTTGCGGCCGTACTCCCCAGGCGGTCAACTTAATGCGTTAGCTGCGCCACTAAGAGCTCAAGGCTCCCAACGGCTAGTTGACATCGTTTACGGCGTGGACTACCAGGGTATCTAATCCTGTTTGCTCCCCACGCTTTCGCACCTCAGTGTCAGTATCAGTCCAGGTGGTCGCCTTCGCCACTGGTGTTCCTTCCTATATCTACGCATTTCACCGCTACACAGGAAATTCCACCACCCTCTACCATACTCTAGCTCGACAGTTTTGAATGCAGTTCCCAGGTTGAGCCCGGGGATTTCACATCCAACTTAACGAACCACCTACGCGCGCTTTACGCCCAGTAATTCCGATTAACGCTTGCACCCTCTGTATTACCGCGGCTGCTGGCACAGAGTTAGCCGGTGCTTATTCTGTCGGTAACGTCAAAACAATTACGTATTAGGTAACTGCCCTTCCTCCCAACTTAAAGTGCTTTACAATCCGAAGACCTTCTTCACACACGCGGCATGGCTGGATCAGGCTTTCGCCCATTGTCCAATATTCCCCACTGCTGCCTCCCGTAGGAGTCTGGACCGTGTCTCAGTTCCAGTGTGACTGATCATCCTCTCAGACCAGTTACGGATCGTCGCCTTGGTGAGCCATTACCTCACCAACTAGCTAATCCGACCTAGGCTCATCTGATAGCGCAAGGCCCGAAGGTCCCCTGCTTTCTCCCGTAGGACGTATGCGGTATTAGCGTTCGTTTCCGAACGTTATCCCCCACTACCAGGCAGATTCCTAGGCATTACTCACCCGTCCGCCGCTCGCCACCAGGTACAAGTACCCGTGCTGCCGCTCGACTTGCATGTGTTAGGCCTGCCGCCAGCGTTCAATCTGAGCCATGATCAAACTCTTCAGTTCAAACATCTTTGGGTTTTTAAGAAACCCTAAACTTGGCTCAGCAATCGTTGGTTACATCTTTGATTTCTCGCGGAGTAACTTGTGATGCTGATAATCTTGTTGACTATCAGTCTGACTCCACAAGCACCCACACGAATTGCTTGATTCAGTTGTTAAAGAGCGGTTGGTTAAGAGCTTTCGTCTCAACCGAGGCGCGCATTCTACAGCAGCCTCTGTTGCTGTCAAGCGGTTATTTTCAGAAGTTTTCAAAGTTTCCTTTGCAACTTCAACCACTTGCGCTTCCGATCTCTCGTTAGCGGGAGGCGAATTCTACAGCGTTAGTCGCTGCTGTCAACACCTCTTTTTCTCCGCTTTCGACCGAGAAGATCGAACCGTCAATAAGGCGACAATACCCTGCCTTACCAACTCCTTCTGGCTTCGATGAACTGAAGCGTAACCGCTGTCGAAAACTGCGTAACTCGTTGTTTACCAAGGAGTTTTCCGTTTCGACTGCGCCGGAAGTGGGGCGAATTATAGACGTCCAGGATCTGCCGTCAACCTCTAATTACGCCTTTCTTGCAGAAGGTACCTTTTTAACGATTAAACGTGGAATTCGGCGGGTTACAGGCGGCAATCTCAATACTAATAACAACGCACCTATAGAAGCGTAGATCGCCCACTCCCTCAGATCGGCGCGAACGATCCACAACATATGCAGTAACCCAAGCCCGAGAATCACATAGACCAACCGATGCAGTCTTTTCCAGCGAACGCCCAAATGCCGCTGACTGTAACGATTGGAGGTAACCGCCAGCGCCAACAAACCGAGAAAACCCAGCACCCCGACGATAATGTACGGCCGCTTGCGCAACTCGATACCCAGTTGTGACCAATCAAAGCCGAGGATGAACGCCGTATAACCGCTCAAATGCAAAACCACATAGGCGAAACACCACAACCCCAACTGCCGTCGGACAGCTATCCACCCCGACCAACCGGTGAGCTTCTGCAATGGCGTCATGCTTAACGTAATGAGCAGCAGGACAAGCGTCCCCAACCCTAGACGATCAACCAGCACCTTTCCTGGATCAGGCCCCAGCACATCCGCCCAGGCTTGATACAACCAAAGCAGCGGCCAAACAGCTGCGGCGATAAAGACACCAATACGCCAGAACAGATATCGCATCAGTAATTCTTCCGCAGATCGAGCCCTGCATATAAAGAAGCGACTTCATCCGAGTAGCCGTTGAACATTTGCGTGTCCCGCACATTGGGCTTGAACAGACCGCTCGGCAAACGCCTTTCCCGTGCCTGCGTCCAACGCGGGTGGTCGACTGTCGGGTTCACGTTCGCATAAAAGCCATACTCATTCGAGGCAATGCTCTGCCAGGTGGTTTTCGGCTGCTCACTGACCAGGCTGATTCGCACGATGGACTTGATGCTCTTGAAGCCGTATTTCCACGGCACCACCAGACGTAGCGGCGCACCGTTCTGATTGGGCAACTCACGTCCATACATGCCTACAGCGAGAATCGCCAACGGATTCATCGCCTCATCCAGACGCAGCCCTTCTACATATGGCCAGTCGATCAAGGCGAAGCCAGAACGTTGTCCAGGCATACTCTTGGGATCTTGCAGGGTTTCAAAGCGAATAAATTTGGCCTTGGACGTCGGTTCTACTTCCTTCAGCAAAGCCGAAATTGGAAAACCTATCCACGGAATGACCATCGACCAGGCCTCCACACAGCGAAGACGATAAATACGCTCTTCCAGCTGATAAGGCTTCATGAAGTCTTCCAGCGCATACCGCCCCGGCTTACCCACCTCCCCGTCTACCACCACGCTCCACGGTTCGGTTTTTAGCGCACCGGCGTTGGCCGCAGGATCGCCTTTGTCGGTACCGAACTCATAGAAGTTGTTGTAGTGGGTCGCATCCTTGAAAGGCGTGATTGCTTCATCCTTGACGTTGACCGCCCCCCATTTAGTGGAAGGCAGTTTTTCGGCAAACCAGGACGGCGCCTTGCCAGGCTCGACATCGGCATAACGCGCAGCATCGTCGGCACTCGCCCAGCGCGGCAGCGTACTCACAGCCAAACCGGCAACGGCCGCGCCTAATACATTGCGACGAGAAAGGTAGAGAGATTCAGGCGTGACGTCTGACTCATGACAGTCAGACGCTTTGGGGACTTTGATCAGCATGGCAACTCCGCAGCATTGGAGGACAGATGCACCCATAGACTGCGGAGTATGAGGGAAATTACATCACTCGGCTTTTTTGTGCCGACGAAGACGCAGCAGGTACTGCACCGGCCCGGAAGCCGCATAGGCAAGGAAGACCAGCAGCAGGATGCGCGGCGGATCACTGAATACAACGGCAAATACCAGCACCACTGCCAGGATCGCGACGAAGGGAACGCGCCCCTTCAAGTCCAGCTCCTTGAAGCTGTTGTACTTGATGTTACTCACCATCAGCATGCCCGCGGCGGCAACCATCAGCGCAACCAGGAACGACATTTTGGAGCCCTGAATGCCGTAATCGCTGAACGCCCAGACAATGCCCGCGACCACACCGGCCGCGGCCGGGCTGGCCAGACCGATGAAGTAGCGCTTGTCGGCGGTGCCGACCTGCGTGTTGA
The Pseudomonas sp. GR 6-02 genome window above contains:
- a CDS encoding AEC family transporter, whose amino-acid sequence is MQAIFLETLNITAPVFAMLFLGVLLKRIDWINDNFIHTASALVFNVTMPALLFLGILHADLHAALQPALLIYFSVATLMCFAIAWGWAIWKCPREDRGIYTQGAFRGNNGVIGLALAASMYGDYGISLGAILAALVILFYNTLSTIVLAVYSPVIKSDPWSICKSVMANPLVISVIAAAPFAWFQIGLPGWLERSGQYLAQTTLPLALICIGGTLSLAAMRKSGTMALSSSLVKMIGLPVLATLGAWLWGFRGAELGILFLYFGSPTAAASFVMARQANGNHELAAAIIVITTLMAAVTTNIGIFLLQWGGWI
- a CDS encoding PqiB family protein, which encodes MTDLPTAKTRPASNWSAIWVLPLIALLIGGWLAWRAYSETGIEIHVRFESGEGIQANKTEVVYKGMSVGKVKALTLDDEGSSKGVIATIEMNKDVEQYLRTSTRFWLVKPSVTLAGITGLETLVSGNYVAVSPGEGEPTRKFKALAEEPPLSDAKPGLHLTIKADRLGSLNRGSPVFYKQIQVGQIKSYLLSADQNTVELKVFIEPTYASLVRKHTRFWNASGISIDANLSGVKVRSESLASIVAGGIAFATPENRKDSPPTDPSLPFRLYEDFDAAAAGIRVKVKLSDFEGLQAGRTPVMYKGIQVGNLKALKIDPDLSSATAELTLDPLAEDYLVTGTQFWVVKPSISLAGITGLEALVKGNYIAVRPGDKGGAPQREFEARAKAPPLDLRSPGLHLVLFTENLGSLEVGSPILYKQVKVGSVQSYQFSRTKKQLMIGVHIEKEYEGLVNASTRFWNASGITLTGGLTGGIQVKSESLQSLMAGGIAFETPEAKAPLQKRIPRFRLFASHEEANQKGAVVTIKVDRADGLRTGTPIRFKGLDVGKVEDVDLSDDLQSVLLTARITEVPERIARVGSQFWVVKPELGLIKTSNLETLVTGQYIEVQPAPKNLGPQKDFVALTNPPETAKEEAGLSLVLSAARRGSLKTGVPVTYREITVGKVTGYELGQTADRVLVHILIEPKYAPLVRSGTRFWNTSGFGFDYGLFKGATIRTESLETLIQGGIAFATPDGDRMGVPARPEQTFPLFDKFEDEWLTWAPKISIGK
- a CDS encoding paraquat-inducible protein A, which codes for MRAIDAGILICAECHELNKQEAGTDEQVCTRCGALVHARRPNSLMRTWALLVTAAIIYIPANVLPIMTVSSLGQGDPSTIMSGVIQLVQHGMIPIAAVVFIASILVPTFKLVGIGLLLFSVQRRQPLSARQRIWMYRFIEFIGRWSMLDIFVIAILVAVVNFGRLASVEANLGAIAFASVVILTMLAAVTFDPRLIWDNTESDDDHD
- a CDS encoding paraquat-inducible protein A, with product MPDPVDAPGLSDLPLDGLVACHECDLLMRKPELAHGEKAICPRCGYELYAHRHNVVQRSLALVIAALLLYIPANFLPIMQLHLLGQSSNDTVWSGVLGLFDTGMQGVAAVVFLCSMGIPLLKLLCQLVVLLSIRFNIGRSYGLLLYRIYHHLRDWGMLEVYLMGVLVAIVKLADMAAITVGPGLACFISLLLVQVWLEVVMSPHQIWQALSGEDAHAGD
- the msrQ gene encoding protein-methionine-sulfoxide reductase heme-binding subunit MsrQ, translated to MRYLFWRIGVFIAAAVWPLLWLYQAWADVLGPDPGKVLVDRLGLGTLVLLLITLSMTPLQKLTGWSGWIAVRRQLGLWCFAYVVLHLSGYTAFILGFDWSQLGIELRKRPYIIVGVLGFLGLLALAVTSNRYSQRHLGVRWKRLHRLVYVILGLGLLHMLWIVRADLREWAIYASIGALLLVLRLPPVTRRIPRLIVKKVPSARKA
- the msrP gene encoding protein-methionine-sulfoxide reductase catalytic subunit MsrP yields the protein MLIKVPKASDCHESDVTPESLYLSRRNVLGAAVAGLAVSTLPRWASADDAARYADVEPGKAPSWFAEKLPSTKWGAVNVKDEAITPFKDATHYNNFYEFGTDKGDPAANAGALKTEPWSVVVDGEVGKPGRYALEDFMKPYQLEERIYRLRCVEAWSMVIPWIGFPISALLKEVEPTSKAKFIRFETLQDPKSMPGQRSGFALIDWPYVEGLRLDEAMNPLAILAVGMYGRELPNQNGAPLRLVVPWKYGFKSIKSIVRISLVSEQPKTTWQSIASNEYGFYANVNPTVDHPRWTQARERRLPSGLFKPNVRDTQMFNGYSDEVASLYAGLDLRKNY